A window of Camelus ferus isolate YT-003-E chromosome 1, BCGSAC_Cfer_1.0, whole genome shotgun sequence genomic DNA:
AAAGGAAAGAATGCAGTAGTTTTCTCTTGTGTTAGAAGAGGTGTGCACAGGCCAAGTTTGGCAGAAATCAGAAATGCCCTGGGAAGCCCTTTCTGATAGAACAAGATcggagagaaaaataatcaatttgaAGGAGACCAGGAACACAGGAACTCAGTCTGAAACAGCTGGAGTTTAAAGCTTGCTATCACTGCTTATATTTCTGAGGTTGTAGCCTTTGGTGGAATGAAAAGACCACCAGACCCACAGTGAGATCTCAGCTGGAGTCCTGGTTCTGGAGTCAAATGGGAGATGCCTCAACACAACCTCCCTTTTCTCATGGGCACTGGGCAGAGAATACTCCTTACCTAATTCAGTTCCCATGAGATTATTTACATGGAAGGCCTTGTCTTTTGGTGTCTACTTGTTAAACATTACTCTTGAGAGAGAAGATTTCATGTGagccaaaagatttttttattaattgataattactctaaatatttaataaagtattttaataagtattttgtaaacatttactGTAAAGCTGTAACTATTGAAAGCttgatttaagaaaataatgatacATCTTACCAATTCAAATAGAGAAACTTCAAGTTATACATAATCAAAGATCACCATCTAGTGGCCCAATTGTATTATAACTTCTACAGTTAGCTACAAGCTCCAAAGATTTCAGAGGCTAGGAAGGTGTGTGGAAAGCATCCAGCCCCACCAAGGAGAGGAGCAAGGAGTGTGATTTTGAGCTCACTACAGGCATTCAAAGTTCAAATTACAAATGAAACAGGATGCCCTTCAAACAAATCAATCTTCCAAATCAAGCTTTGGTCCTGGGCCGCTGGTCACTTAGAATATGAGTGGACAGCTGAATGTGATAAAGTGATAACTCTTTTGGAGATAAGCTCAGAGATCCAAAACAATGAAGGcctttaaaattatcttaagtGAAACTGCCTCTCACAAGCAACTTTATAATAGAAAATTTGGTTTGCTTGTGATAGAATTATGGGTGGGTACAACTTGATGACAAAGGAAATTATAATAGtttcagaaaataaggaagaaataaagtcaCAAGAAAACATCATTTCCCCACgtgattttcttctctctaatGAGGCAGCATGAGTTACTGAAAAGGGCAAAGGCTTGAGAGTCAGAGGGCTTTGTTCAGATTCTGGCTTTATTCTCtaatggctgtgtgaccttgggcatgttacttaacctcactgagcctcacagggctgtttcaaggaagaaatgaaataaggCTTAGAAAGGGCTTATCCCAGCATCCAGAACATAACTGGTGTTCCCTAGTCTCACTTACAAGAAACCACATAATTTAATTTAGAAGACTATAAAGAAAAGATTTACAAGAAAATAGGGTTTGGATTTGAGGCCAAAAGCTGGCTTTTAAATTACGTTTTTctgttaaaatgaagataagagaCTATGTTGTCACCATATAACCAAAGTAACAGCGGCTGTCCTGTCTCTGGttgattctgtattttctttcaggaTGTAATTTTCTTACTGGTAACATGGAAGAAAGAGAGGTATCCACTGTAAAATGAACGTAATAGTGTAAACCTCATAGGGCGctgaaaggattaaataagacgTTGCATAAATGTCCATGGCTCAGCACCACTTAGTAAGGATACTACCAGGTTTCATTATTACTGGTCTTTGCCTCTCTCATGGGATATCTGTGAGAATATAATTGCCATTGATTATTTCAGAAACGCCTGTGGGCCTTGTTTACCTTCCTCACGAATCACTCTCACCAAGGTTCTTCCCTAGAAAGACCAGAACCGGGGCTTTCATAAGATGCCTGTTTCTTTGCACACACTATCCAGGCGATTCGTTTTAAAACAAATCACAGCAGAACTTACATTTCCAAATGAGAGCTGTGTCCTTCAAAGCGTGTGAGAGATTAAAATTCCTGTTCTTCTGATATCGCTCTATGCTGGGAACTTCCCTCAGAACCTACTACATATCCCTTTATCTCAacagaagcaaaacagaaaaaaaattttttttttgtcaaatagAGAAACAGATTTTAGTGGGTAGCTTATAAGTTGGTTTTGAAGGCAGTTCATGAATATTTTTGAGCAATGGCCAGCATAACTTTGCAAAGTGAAAACACAGAAGGAATACCATTATTGGGGTATATTAATtacaagatgattttttaaaatcacatcttaaagggaaaaaaggcctATATTCAGAGGCCCAAAAGAACTACATCCTTCTTCATGCCCCTTTCAAGCTTGTAAGTTCTGACACTGGCACCTTGCCTGTTCACAGAATTCTAGTTTTGACCCATATTTGGGATAgcagggtttgtgtgtgtgtgtgtgggggggttgtttgtttgttgtttgtttgttttctaaatcacTTTAATGATACTTTCCGGGGTGGGGGGCCTCGTCCTTTAATACAACAGGCCCTTGCACACTGACTTGCAGCGCTGAGAAGTGGCACGAATGTCCTGTCAGGGGGTGTTCTAATCTGGGGTATGGAAATTGCTGCTAAGAAAAGCAAAGCAGCTAAGACAGGAAGTAGCGCCTTAGCCGCGAAGACCCGCTGAGTCCCAGCTCCACTACTCACAAGGTGCTTAAATTTTTCTGAGCCTGGTTTCCTCACCCGTGAAATGGGGTGACCCTGCCCGACTGGCCTCTGGGGACTTTGATGAGGGCTGGGGTGAGCCGAAGGGTGAGAAAGCGCTTCTTAAGCATCAAGCCCTGAGCTGCTCCTCCGCCCTCGGCACCCCCTGCTCCCTTCTGGCTCTGCAGGAGGCGTCTCACCAAGCCCACGGGGCGAGCTtgcaaaggagggaggagggaccctCTGCAGAGGCGGCAAGTGAGCTGGCCTGTGTCAGCCTGGTTGAGGTGTCCTTTCCGCCCACGCCCGACCCTCTGCAGGATGCCCCAGGCTCACCGAGCGCCTCTCCACACTCCCCTTTTTCCTGCCATCCTTGCCTGGGGAGACATCCAGTGAGCGGTAGCTGGGTGGCTTCTCTTCAGGCCAGTTTGGCGAAcgcgagcggcggcggcgggcccCCCGGTTCCGGGGCTGCCTCTCCTCCTTCGCCTCCTCCGAGCTCCAGCTCCAAGAACTGAGGCccgagggcgggggcggggagtaGCTGCGGTGCCTGCGCCTTGGATGCCCCTGGAAGCTCCCCCGAGGGCTGGGCCTGCGGGCTCTCTCTGGGTAGCGGCTCCGGAGAGGGGGGCGATTGGGCAGCCAGCGGGCCTCACTGGACAAGGAGCCGTCGCTGAGGCTGTCCCTGTCCAACCAGGGCGTGGGTGACCCACGCCGCCTGGAGCCGCGGTGCCTTCCACGCCGCGGCTGGTCCAGCTCCCTTTGCTCCAGCGCCCAGCGCTTGGGCTCCCGGTCCTGAAACTCCCGGTGGAAATCAGAGTAGTggtgctgcctcctcccctctctcagatcCCAGGGTCCAGGGGAAGGCGAGGGGAGCCACTGCTGGCGGGAGGAGTTGCTGGTCCTCCGCGAAGATGGCAGGTCTCTGATGAGCGGAGGCAGGTGGATGATTCTGCGTTCCACGACCTCAGACCCCAGGGAGGACAGCATGCTACAAGGATGGCCAGATCTGGCTTGGAGGTcatggggcagaggctgggctgggttgAGGTTCCGCAGCTCTTTCTCCAAATACTCTAGGACACCATTGGTGATGGGAGGGTGAGCAGTGGTCTGGGTCATCGGCATCTCTGGGAGGCTGGATCGCAGGGAcaaatctgaatgaaaataaGGATAAGAACATGCAGAACTTCTGGCCTAAAACACGCTCCTCAGAATCAGGGCACCAAAATGCCACCTTATTTGGCTTGCATACACCCCCTCCCATCGTCAGTCATAAAGATGCCCACCATATTGGTCATGAAGGTCCCGATGCAGCCCATGCTTCTACCCTTGCCCTttgccctctcccaccccaaatCTCTAGCAAGGTTTACCTCGCTGCAGCAGTGCGTTCATTGGATAAGATGAAAACGGGGAGCTCCTGTCCGCCCCCCAGTACAGGGGTTTTTCCACCATCTGAGGGCCTAGCGCCTGAGCCTGCTTCATGTAGCGGTGGcgggccagggctgcaggggggaaaaggagaaatgcaGACCCTCAGCCACAGCAAGGCCCACACCTCCCACTTCACTTCTCTCCACCTAGTAGCCTTACCAAGAGGCCACTTTCTCTCCTCCAGTTTTACTGTGACTTCTCTTGCCTGGGAGTAAGAGTTAAGGGAAGTAGTGAATCAACTGTTCccctgggaaggagctgggaaTAAATTCCCTAAGCAAGATGCAACTCCTGCACCCTAGGAAAATACACTCTTAAAGCTTGGCTTCCTAGTCTTGAAAACATTTCATCATCCTGCTCATCCCAAAAGTCACCTAAAATGTATAGGTAGACACATAGACATTAGCAGGCAATGAAAATTTCAGGCAACAGGCCAAATAGAGAAGGAAAGGGCTTGGAGGAGGCTGTGAGTCAGGGGCTGCCAGAGAAGCTCAGGACCGCCTGCtcaaagtggaaaaagaaaacaagagggaTGCTGAGGTCAATGGGCCGAATTACTGGTAAAGAGAGAGGGACTGAGGAACTCTTCTAGCTGGTAATGCCAGCCCTGGGTGGGAGAAAACCAGGGGGAAGTAGGCAGAGAATGCAAAAAGCTGAAGTGGATCCTCTCTGCTCTTCTCCTCACTTTACTAAGTACTGGGGTTTTCCCTAAGTAGGGGGACTCTCAGGGGTGGGGTAGAGgctgagaagggagaagagagataCCATTTCCTTTCAGGGCaaagaaaatgatatgaaaaagcAGCACAAGGGATCCATAGACATGTTTCTCCAGTCCCCTAGGTGCCCCCAGCCTGGCACTCTCACTCCTCCTGGGTTCCTCAAGCCCTGTGGCCATCCCTAAAGTAGCAAGGCTCTGCCAGAGGCTGCCTCCTGCCACTGTAGGAGGGGGCAGAAGACAGGCACTCTGGACCCAGCTGCATAGGGTAGGGGATTTGCTGAGGCCAGCAGCTAGAGGGCCATCTGGAAGGCTACCCAGTGGCTCCAGTATGAGACCAACTTCCAGCACAACAGGAAGTGGTTGCAGCCAAGCCCCCAGAAATGTCTGGAGCTCCAGCCCTGATGGTGAGTCACAGCCCAGCCCGGAGGAAATCAGATGCAAACTTAGAGCAGCTCACTGAGCTGCCACACCCTCCTGCCAACGGACAGTACTCCAGGCCCTCTGCAGAAAAGTCCACTCGCCCggctctttcttctccctcttgctAACAGATGCCTCCCCCAGCTCTCTACACATGCTGCCTTCAGCACACATAAGGCCCTGCTTAGCATGTGCCAGTCACTTCACAGGAGCTAATCCTCAGAGAAATCTCTTAATGTGAGAATCAGATGAGgaagttaggcttagagaggctaCCTTCCCGACCCAACGTCCCACAACTGGTGACTGGCAGAGGCAGCGTGTGACCCTGTGTCTGTCTGACGCCCAAGCCTGTAGTCTTTCTGCCAAACCACAGAGTCCCCAGACTCCTTTATTTATGTGataaagcaaaaaaccaaaacccaaaaaaccttcCCCAGTGGTACTTCCTCACTTCATTTCTCTCCCTCAGCACCACATCTTTCAAAACCCACTCCAGACTAACCTCTGCTGCAAAGACCTGCCAAGATCTGGTTCCACTGGGACAAccctacccacccccaacccctctaACTGAATCCTGGTTTCCTCTAGATGGTACCATTCCCGCTTTTGGCCACTTCCTACTCCAACTGCCCCAATTCAATACGAGAGAAAGGGAGAGTTGGGCTTACTCCTTGCTCcccaaataacttttaaattaatgggACCCCCTGCACAGATGACTCCCTAGAGACCCTTCCAGATCCATTATGAGCTCTCTTGTCAAATTTTTATGCACTTCCAAGATTAACCCACCTGCTCCCTTCTTAGCTGCCACAAAACTTTCCCAgggccccttccttccctgatGGACTAGAACTGATGAGATGGGAATAGAAAAATTAAGCATCTGAGCTTGTCCCTTGCCCTCTTGTCCCTGTAAACAGCTCTGTGGGAAGTCTAGACCATCAGGGGTTTCTGTTGTTCACCTAATGGGGACTCAGACaggcaataaaataagaaacatggaGAAATGAACAAAGCATCAAAAGATTCCTAATAAGTTACCTCTGAACTGCCATGGGGTAAAGTCTGCCTTGGTCACCTTTAACAAGCTACTTAAATATACAGACTCCTGGATCCCACTCCCAGACTGGCCTTCAATCTAATACCACATGTGAAAATCCATGTTTTCAACAAGCACCCTGACTTCTATGCAGGGAGTAAAACTGGAATTGACTGTTGTGGATTCGCAACAACATTCTGAGAATTACGGTCCTCAGGGATGAGTTTCCTTACACACAGGCTTTGAGGGTCACATGGACTTCAACTTGAATCCCAGCATATATTATCTGGGTAATTTTGAGTGAATTTCCAGAGTGTCTGAGCCCAATCTCCTCATCTAGGAgctggggataataatacctatttcagAAGGTGGCTGAagttaaatgaggtaatacacaTGAAATGCCTAATACAGGACAGTCAATAGGTGGTGGCTCTCACTGttttaataaattactaaaataattgCTTCTTTCACCTTAGATCCCACAGGAGACAAAACATACACATTTGGAGACTAAACCACCAAAAGCATATTTATCCTCATTTCTGAGGAAAACTTGGGGGATGTTCTTTAAGATGTCCCCTTCGTGAAATAACACTCaacacctcccttcctccagagACCCGCGCCTCTCCTCCCCTACAGCCAGCATCATCTGTGGGCACCAACTTCCTACCATTCCTTACCACCCCCTCTCCACTCCTACAGAGTGTCCTTGCCCTCTCTGACCCATGGTCAcagttcttttgcttttttacatatagtagtagTCCCTGCTGACTTTACTGTCGGTCCTTTCAGTGACATCCTTAGGAGCATCCTAGAATCTCATGTCCCTTGAACTCTTGCCATTTCAGCTTTAGAGAACCACCAGCTGATGCTTCCTGGAACCACACTGGCTGCACAGGCAGGCAACCACCCTCGTTCTCCCAATGTGCCTTTCCTTGACTGACCTGGTGACCAGTGTAGACATTCCCCACTTTTCATGTCTTCCCCTCCCTATGAACTGATGGCATATCTTTGTTGAGGAAGACGAACCAGCCCTGGACATGGAGTCAAGAGCTCTAGGTCTAGTCCAGGGCTCACTAACAAGCTGTGCACTGCAGAAAAACCTCTGGAGGTCTCACTTCCCTCAGGTGAGGGGTTGGGGAAGTGGGTGGTGTAGGTCAGACATTCTCCCTGTGGCCCTTGGCCCACTGCAGGGTGTGCCCAGAGGTTCTGTTGGGCGGAGAGCCAGCAACTGACCTAGGGATGGAAGTTGTCTCTCCAGTTCTCACAAAAAAGATAAGGTTCAGTGTCAATCACTTTCATCTTGGAGTTCTACTGCAGGTTGTCTACTAGTATTAAGTGAATTATCAAGGCTACTAAAATTTGGTGTCAtattcattcttctcttctctggTCCTCTATTAACTCTCACTGGAAAGTGGGAGaaggctgggaggtgggctgtGATCATGAAAGTTCAAGAACCACTGACATCCTCGAAGCTGTCCTTTGCACCTAGAATTTTGATTTGCTGAAATAGAGACAGGCCAGTGTGAGCTCACTCCCACAGTCTCTTTCCTCATACTTTAATCATCTTCCACATTTTAACAACTTCCTCTATCTCCTTGGCAGAGGTCaggcttccttttcctttcctttctaaagGCAGTCCTTTCACTGCAAGCCTGATGTCACTCCCACTGGCTCCATCTCTCCTCAGTCATCACCTCACTCATAATGCTTCACTTCTCTCTCCTATTGGCCTTGGTTCTTTGTCTACAAATATGCTTAGGGTTAccttattccaaaaaaaaaaaaaatcaacaatcaTATACACTCACCCTCTTCCCCATCCAAGCACTTTCCTTTACAACTTCTGCCCCCTCTGTGTAATCTCTTCTTGTCACCAAATTTCTCAGGACAGTCTCCTCAAGTGACTCACTTTGAAAGTGATCTCATCTGCTCAAGTTCAGGGATCTTTATTTGTGGCCTACTTTTCTTTATCTTACCAGTTCTCCTAAAAGAACTCTAACCACTTAGGAGAAACCACTTTCTCCCAGAACctgtttttcagctttactgacaGTGGATACGTTTATTGTTTGTGCTGACTTTATCCCTAATGCTGCCTATTCTGAGGGCTCTGCTGACCTAGGGGTTCTAAGAAGGTATCTTGGGAGGGTTTTTCTCATCTCAGTCTGCATATTACTACTCCAGTGACAGTGGCTTCTCCCTGGCTGCTCTCCCAGAGGCCCCTGAAAAGTAGAGAGCTCCCTGGCCTGATGCTGAGTTCTctgctgttttctgtctctttaaggAGTTCACTGCTATCTCAGCCAGTCCCACAGTGACCTACCCACAGAGGTTGTGGCAGCCTCCCTGGTGGGAAATTCAGGCACTTGTAAGTCACATGAATGCAACACTGCACTGCTTCtgctacttaccagctgtgtgattccTCTGACCTTCAGTCTCCTCATTGTTAAGTAATGATGATACCTGCCTTCtagggttgtgaggattcaaaagggaaatatatgcaaAGGGCCCACACACAGCGGACATCCAATAAAAGTTAGTTCTCTTTTCCTGTAACACAGCAACCTCAGAACATAGGCCTGAAACCAGACTCAGACCACTGACCCACCTGACATTGTAGATTAGATTTTGTTTCTATCTTAAGAgacaatttcttattttttgttttaaaaaatttcctttcaaatgGACCAAAATAATAAGAGTGCTTATATCTGGGTGCTCAGATTTAGTCTTTACATTTTCctgaatttctcaaattttatacAATGTAACACTTTACTT
This region includes:
- the ILDR1 gene encoding immunoglobulin-like domain-containing receptor 1 isoform X1, producing the protein MGPELPTPWLLLFTWLPAGCVSLLVTVQHTERYVTLFASVVLKCDYTTSAQLQDVVVTWRFKSFCKDPIFDYYSASYQAALSLGQDPSNDCNDSQREVRIVAQRRGQNEPVLGVDYRQRKITIQNRADLVINEVMWWDHGVYYCTIEAPGDTSGDPDKEVKLIVLHWLTVIFIILGALLLLLLIGVCWCQCCPQYCCCYIRCPCCPTRCCCPEEALARHRYMKQAQALGPQMVEKPLYWGADRSSPFSSYPMNALLQRDLSLRSSLPEMPMTQTTAHPPITNGVLEYLEKELRNLNPAQPLPHDLQARSGHPCSMLSSLGSEVVERRIIHLPPLIRDLPSSRRTSNSSRQQWLPSPSPGPWDLREGRRQHHYSDFHREFQDREPKRWALEQRELDQPRRGRHRGSRRRGSPTPWLDRDSLSDGSLSSEARWLPNRPPLRSRYPERARRPSPRGSFQGHPRRRHRSYSPPPPSGLSSWSWSSEEAKEERQPRNRGARRRRSRSPNWPEEKPPSYRSLDVSPGKDGRKKGSVERRSERESSHSGRSVVI
- the ILDR1 gene encoding immunoglobulin-like domain-containing receptor 1 isoform X3, with product MGPELPTPWLLLFTWLPAGCVSLLVTVQHTERYVTLFASVVLKCDYTTSAQLQDVVVTWRFKSFCKDPIFDYYSASYQAALSLGQDPSNDCNDSQREVRIVAQRRGQNEPVLGVDYRQRKITIQNRADLVINEVMWWDHGVYYCTIEAPGDTSGDPDKEVKLIVLPLARHRYMKQAQALGPQMVEKPLYWGADRSSPFSSYPMNALLQRDLSLRSSLPEMPMTQTTAHPPITNGVLEYLEKELRNLNPAQPLPHDLQARSGHPCSMLSSLGSEVVERRIIHLPPLIRDLPSSRRTSNSSRQQWLPSPSPGPWDLREGRRQHHYSDFHREFQDREPKRWALEQRELDQPRRGRHRGSRRRGSPTPWLDRDSLSDGSLSSEARWLPNRPPLRSRYPERARRPSPRGSFQGHPRRRHRSYSPPPPSGLSSWSWSSEEAKEERQPRNRGARRRRSRSPNWPEEKPPSYRSLDVSPGKDGRKKGSVERRSERESSHSGRSVVI
- the ILDR1 gene encoding immunoglobulin-like domain-containing receptor 1 isoform X2 — translated: MGPELPTPWLLLFTWLPAGCVSLLVTVQHTERYVTLFASVVLKCDYTTSAQLQDVVVTWRFKSFCKDPIFDYYSASYQAALSLGQDPSNDCNDSQREVRIVAQRRGQNEPVLGVDYRQRKITIQNRADLVINEVMWWDHGVYYCTIEAPGDTSGDPDKEVKLIVLHWLTVIFIILGALLLLLLIGVCWCQCCPQYCCCYIRCPCCPTRCCCPEEALARHRYMKQAQALGPQMVEKPLYWGADRSSPFSSYPMNALLQRDLSLRSSLPEMPMTQTTAHPPITNGVLEYLEKELRNLNPAQPLPHDLQARSGHPCSMLSSLGSEVVERRIIHLPPLIRDLPSSRRTSNSSRQQWLPSPSPGPWDLREGRRQHHYSDFHREFQDREPKRWALEQRELDQPRRGRHRGSRRRGSPTPWLDRDSLSDGSLSSEARWLPNRPPLRSRYPERARRPSPRGSFQGHPRRRHRSYSPPPPSGLSSWSWSSEEAKEERQPRNRGARRRRSRSPNWPEEKPPSYRSLDVSPGERELP